A single region of the Solwaraspora sp. WMMD406 genome encodes:
- a CDS encoding ROK family transcriptional regulator: MRTADPLHLQLLRLLRDRGSVSRAELADHLEIPRPRLLSELERLVAAGFVTEAGMAASRGGRRSTLVELNPNLRFAAVDLGASSVDVEITNGRLEPVAAFTEAADIRQGPKVILHRINELLAKARVEGVHERLDAIGIGVPGPVSYRDGVPVSPPIMPGWDRFPVRELLTREHGCPAVVDNDVNIMAIGERHGGVAHSVDDFLFVKLGTGVGCGIYLSGEVYRGIDGCAGDIGHIQVDPQGSMCSCGNVGCLEALFSGAALAKEAIAAARSGTSPALAERLAQGSEITARDVAACAMEGDVTCIRLIRDGGRRLGGVLAGLVSFANPSMIVIGGGLAHLGHILLAEIRSVVYRRSLPLATGNLPVVLSELGSRAGVTGAAVLASDVAFEQAS; the protein is encoded by the coding sequence ATGCGTACGGCGGACCCGTTGCACCTGCAGCTGCTGCGCCTGCTGCGCGACCGCGGCTCGGTCTCCCGCGCCGAGCTGGCCGACCACCTGGAGATCCCCCGGCCTCGCCTGCTGTCCGAGCTGGAGCGGCTGGTCGCCGCCGGGTTCGTGACCGAGGCGGGGATGGCCGCCTCGCGGGGCGGCCGTCGCTCGACCTTGGTCGAGCTCAACCCCAATCTGCGGTTCGCCGCGGTGGACCTCGGGGCCAGCTCGGTCGACGTCGAGATCACCAACGGCCGGCTCGAACCCGTCGCGGCGTTCACCGAGGCCGCCGACATCCGACAGGGACCCAAGGTGATCCTGCACCGGATCAACGAACTCCTCGCCAAGGCGCGGGTGGAGGGCGTCCACGAGCGACTCGACGCGATCGGCATCGGTGTTCCCGGCCCGGTCAGCTACCGCGACGGCGTTCCGGTCTCTCCGCCGATCATGCCGGGCTGGGACCGCTTTCCGGTCCGCGAGCTGCTCACCCGGGAGCACGGCTGCCCGGCGGTGGTGGACAACGACGTGAACATCATGGCGATCGGCGAGCGGCACGGCGGCGTGGCCCACTCGGTCGACGACTTCCTCTTCGTCAAGCTCGGCACCGGGGTCGGCTGTGGAATCTACCTCTCCGGTGAGGTCTACCGGGGAATCGACGGGTGCGCCGGCGACATCGGCCACATCCAGGTCGACCCCCAGGGGTCGATGTGCTCGTGCGGCAACGTCGGTTGCCTGGAAGCGCTGTTCAGCGGCGCGGCCCTGGCGAAGGAGGCCATCGCTGCGGCCCGCTCCGGCACCTCACCCGCGCTGGCCGAACGACTGGCCCAAGGCTCCGAGATCACCGCCCGCGACGTGGCGGCATGCGCGATGGAGGGCGACGTGACCTGTATCCGGCTGATCCGCGACGGCGGTCGGCGACTCGGGGGGGTGCTCGCCGGCCTGGTCAGCTTCGCCAATCCCTCGATGATCGTGATCGGTGGTGGACTGGCCCACCTCGGCCATATCCTGCTCGCCGAGATCCGCAGCGTCGTGTACCGGCGGTCACTGCCGCTGGCCACCGGCAATCTGCCGGTCGTCCTGTCCGAGCTGGGCTCGCGCGCCGGAGTCACCGGTGCCGCCGTGCTCGCCAGCGACGTCGCCTTCGAGCAGGCGTCGTGA
- a CDS encoding sugar ABC transporter ATP-binding protein: MVLRLTDVVKTFPGVRALDGVQLEVRAGEVHCLLGQNGAGKSTLIKVLAGVHRPDSGRVEWQGRPVRFANPQAAMRSGIATIYQELDLVDDLSVAENVFLGHEPRTAGFVRRGQMVRRTRDILARLGHDEIPARRLVRSLPAAGKQVVSMARALSHEAKLIIMDEPSAVLAHDEVDNLFRIIRELTAQGIAVIYISHRLEEIREIGDRVTVLKDGRTTAQNLPAQSTPTRELVSRMTGRSIEYVFPQREPNPHGEQLLEVTGLSRADEFHDVSLTVRRGEIVGIAGLVGSGRSELLETIFGARTAQSGTVRMAGRAIRPGSVGAAVRAGMGMAPEERKSQALLLGEPIFRNMTLATFAQLSRVGFTQAGREVAEAERVASSLELRPRGVHRPVRQLSGGNQQKVVVGRWLLGDTRLLLLDEPTRGVDVGARAELYQVIHDLAARGVGVLLVSSEVPEVLGLADRVLVMREGRVIREAPAGEIDEETVLDLVMAGSSMEGAAA; this comes from the coding sequence GTGGTCCTGCGGCTCACCGACGTCGTCAAGACCTTCCCCGGCGTCCGCGCCCTCGACGGGGTCCAGCTGGAGGTCCGGGCCGGCGAGGTGCACTGCCTGCTCGGCCAGAACGGCGCCGGCAAGTCCACCCTGATCAAGGTGTTGGCCGGGGTGCACCGCCCCGATTCCGGCCGTGTCGAGTGGCAGGGCCGGCCGGTCCGGTTCGCCAACCCGCAGGCGGCGATGAGGTCCGGAATCGCCACCATCTACCAGGAACTCGACCTGGTCGACGACCTCTCGGTGGCGGAGAACGTCTTCCTCGGCCACGAGCCGCGTACCGCCGGGTTCGTCCGCCGTGGCCAGATGGTCCGGCGTACCCGCGACATCCTCGCCCGGCTCGGGCACGACGAGATCCCGGCCCGGCGGCTGGTCCGGTCGCTGCCGGCCGCCGGCAAGCAGGTGGTCAGCATGGCCCGGGCACTGTCCCACGAGGCCAAGCTGATCATTATGGACGAGCCGAGCGCGGTGCTGGCCCACGACGAGGTCGACAACCTGTTCCGGATCATCCGGGAGCTCACCGCCCAGGGAATCGCGGTCATCTACATCTCACACCGCCTCGAGGAGATCCGCGAGATCGGCGACCGGGTCACCGTCCTCAAGGACGGCCGGACCACCGCGCAGAACCTGCCGGCGCAGAGCACCCCGACCCGCGAGCTGGTCAGCCGGATGACCGGTCGGTCGATCGAGTACGTCTTCCCCCAGCGTGAGCCCAACCCACACGGCGAGCAACTGCTGGAGGTCACCGGCCTGAGCCGGGCGGACGAGTTCCACGACGTGTCGCTGACCGTACGGCGCGGCGAGATCGTCGGCATCGCGGGACTGGTCGGCTCCGGTCGATCCGAACTACTCGAAACGATCTTCGGTGCCCGTACCGCGCAGTCCGGCACCGTCCGGATGGCCGGCCGGGCGATTCGGCCCGGCAGTGTCGGCGCGGCCGTACGGGCCGGCATGGGCATGGCCCCGGAGGAGCGCAAGAGCCAGGCGCTGCTGCTCGGCGAACCGATCTTCCGCAACATGACGCTGGCGACGTTCGCCCAGCTGTCCCGGGTCGGCTTCACTCAGGCCGGGCGCGAGGTCGCCGAGGCCGAACGGGTCGCCAGCTCGCTGGAACTGCGGCCCCGGGGGGTGCACCGGCCGGTGCGGCAGCTCTCCGGCGGCAACCAGCAGAAGGTGGTCGTCGGCCGGTGGCTGCTCGGCGACACCCGGCTGCTGCTGCTCGACGAACCGACCCGAGGCGTCGACGTCGGTGCCCGCGCCGAGCTGTACCAGGTCATTCACGACCTGGCCGCGCGAGGCGTCGGGGTACTGCTGGTCTCCAGTGAGGTACCGGAAGTGCTCGGGCTGGCCGACCGGGTGCTGGTGATGCGGGAAGGCCGCGTCATCCGCGAGGCCCCGGCCGGTGAGATCGACGAAGAGACCGTGCTCGACCTCGTCATGGCGGGGTCGTCGATGGAAGGCGCCGCGGCGTGA
- a CDS encoding ABC transporter permease encodes MTADEATATVPGKEQPAASPAHGTDAPPRQSWWRSDASEYARRNLWLVGVLVVLVVIGAVTRPDLYSDPTWVRNNVFTILQQASAIGVVTVGMTFVIISGGIDLSVGAIMALAGVWATTLATQSYGPGGMIFTAVTVGLCVGLVNGILISYGRLVAFIATLAMMVAARGLAALISGKQTQVSTSTVINGMATERILGIPLLVIILAAVVAAGWVLLNRTTFGRRTVAVGGNPEAARLAGINVRLHTLMIYGLSGLCCGIGAIMLTAQANSAQAAMANLYELDAIAAAIIGGTLLSGGRGTIIGALFGVLVFSTITNLFAINGLSTESQNMIKGGIIVAAVLIQQFRFNSLSQLLTRKPA; translated from the coding sequence GTGACCGCGGACGAGGCCACGGCAACCGTACCCGGTAAGGAGCAGCCGGCAGCGTCGCCGGCGCACGGCACGGACGCACCACCCCGGCAGAGCTGGTGGCGCTCGGACGCCAGCGAGTACGCCCGACGCAACCTTTGGCTGGTCGGAGTCCTCGTCGTGCTGGTCGTCATCGGTGCCGTCACCCGACCTGACCTTTACAGCGACCCGACCTGGGTCCGTAACAACGTCTTCACCATCCTGCAGCAGGCGTCCGCGATCGGCGTGGTCACCGTCGGCATGACATTCGTCATCATCTCCGGCGGTATCGACCTGTCGGTCGGGGCGATCATGGCGCTGGCCGGTGTGTGGGCCACCACCTTGGCCACCCAGAGCTACGGACCCGGCGGGATGATATTCACCGCCGTGACCGTCGGACTCTGCGTCGGCCTGGTCAACGGAATCCTGATCTCGTACGGCCGGCTGGTGGCCTTCATCGCCACCCTGGCCATGATGGTCGCCGCCCGAGGTCTGGCCGCACTCATCTCCGGCAAGCAGACGCAGGTCTCCACCTCGACGGTGATCAACGGCATGGCCACCGAGCGGATTCTCGGCATCCCCCTGCTGGTGATCATCCTCGCAGCGGTGGTCGCCGCCGGCTGGGTGCTGCTCAACCGCACCACCTTCGGCCGCCGTACGGTGGCCGTCGGCGGCAACCCCGAAGCGGCGCGGCTCGCCGGCATCAACGTCCGCCTGCACACGCTGATGATCTACGGGCTGTCCGGGTTGTGCTGCGGCATCGGGGCGATCATGCTGACCGCCCAGGCCAACTCGGCCCAGGCCGCCATGGCCAACCTGTACGAACTTGACGCGATCGCCGCGGCGATCATCGGCGGCACGCTGCTCAGCGGTGGCCGCGGCACCATCATCGGCGCCCTGTTCGGGGTGCTGGTCTTCTCCACCATCACCAACCTGTTCGCCATCAACGGCCTCTCCACCGAATCCCAGAACATGATCAAGGGCGGGATCATCGTGGCGGCCGTGCTCATCCAGCAGTTCCGGTTCAACTCGCTCAGCCAGCTGTTGACCCGAAAACCGGCCTGA